In Cupriavidus basilensis, one genomic interval encodes:
- a CDS encoding TolC family outer membrane protein: protein MRFALFPARGVPKTRLALTGSLLALLHLPAAHGADLLQVYRDAQANDAQFASARAQLVASLEKLPQGRSGLLPQVSGTLNASRTNVDQTVPLVSDRFINNNNWSLQLIQPLFRWDRWETYKQGELAALAGEVTFSQAQLDLITRTSQAYFDVLAAQDNLYLAGAQKKAIGEQLAQAKRNFEVGTATITDANDAQARYDLATSTEIAAQSDLEIRRANLQQITSKPVDELLGLRSAATLPGPQPPDVNTWASQAENTNPQVGLARYNLDSAQREYNKARSGHLPSVDLVASYGFVNSTGNAAQQVNISSRYNSAQIGVQLSVPIYTGGQIQSRVRETAALADKAASDLEFARRTAAQSARQTYSGVSNGLAQVKALEAAEHSAQSAVESNQLGYEVGVRINIDVLNAEAQLFSTRRDLAKARYDTIMNGLRLKAATGALTEDDVVQINTLLTSTPGSMYKLPEKVKLGTASPAGTPPAKRPATRSKEAIAAAPAPRS, encoded by the coding sequence ATGAGGTTTGCGCTTTTCCCTGCGCGGGGCGTGCCCAAGACGCGCCTGGCACTGACGGGTTCCCTGCTTGCGCTACTGCATCTGCCAGCCGCGCATGGCGCTGACCTGCTCCAGGTCTACCGCGATGCACAGGCCAACGACGCGCAGTTCGCCAGCGCGCGCGCGCAGCTGGTGGCCAGCCTGGAAAAGCTGCCACAGGGACGCTCCGGCCTGCTGCCGCAGGTCAGCGGCACGCTAAACGCCTCGCGCACCAATGTGGACCAGACCGTGCCCTTGGTGTCGGACCGCTTCATCAACAACAATAACTGGTCGCTGCAACTGATACAGCCGCTGTTTCGCTGGGATCGCTGGGAAACCTACAAGCAGGGCGAACTCGCCGCGCTGGCTGGCGAGGTGACCTTCAGCCAGGCGCAGCTCGACCTGATTACCCGCACTTCGCAGGCCTACTTCGACGTGCTGGCCGCGCAGGACAACCTCTACCTGGCCGGCGCGCAGAAAAAAGCCATCGGCGAGCAACTGGCACAGGCCAAGCGCAACTTCGAGGTCGGCACTGCCACCATCACCGATGCCAACGACGCGCAGGCCCGCTACGACCTCGCCACCTCGACCGAGATCGCGGCGCAGAGCGACCTCGAAATCCGGCGCGCCAACCTGCAGCAGATCACCAGCAAGCCGGTCGACGAACTGCTCGGATTGCGCAGCGCCGCCACGCTGCCCGGTCCGCAGCCGCCCGATGTGAACACCTGGGCCAGCCAGGCCGAAAACACCAATCCACAGGTGGGCCTGGCGCGCTATAACCTCGACTCTGCCCAGCGCGAGTACAACAAGGCGCGTTCCGGCCACCTGCCCTCGGTCGACCTGGTCGCGTCGTACGGCTTCGTCAACTCCACCGGCAACGCCGCGCAGCAGGTCAACATCTCCAGCCGCTACAACAGCGCCCAGATCGGCGTGCAGCTGAGCGTGCCGATCTACACCGGTGGCCAGATCCAGTCGCGCGTGCGTGAAACCGCCGCGCTGGCCGACAAGGCCGCCAGTGACCTTGAGTTTGCCCGCCGCACCGCCGCCCAGAGCGCGCGCCAAACCTACTCGGGCGTGTCCAACGGACTCGCCCAGGTCAAGGCCCTGGAAGCCGCCGAGCATTCCGCGCAGAGCGCCGTAGAATCCAACCAGCTCGGCTACGAAGTCGGCGTGCGCATCAACATCGACGTGCTGAACGCCGAAGCGCAGTTGTTCTCCACCCGCCGCGACCTGGCCAAGGCGCGCTACGACACCATCATGAACGGGCTGCGCCTGAAGGCCGCTACCGGCGCGTTGACCGAGGACGATGTGGTGCAGATCAACACCCTGCTGACCTCAACCCCGGGATCGATGTACAAACTGCCGGAGAAGGTCAAGCTTGGCACGGCATCGCCGGCAGGCACGCCGCCGGCAAAGCGCCCCGCCACACGCAGCAAGGAAGCGATTGCGGCAGCGCCCGCGCCGCGCAGCTGA
- a CDS encoding protein-L-isoaspartate O-methyltransferase family protein: MDLEKARFNMIEQQIRPWDVLDQEILDLLAVVKREQFVPQAYAALAFVDMEIPLPGGQNMLAPRVEARILQDLAVRKHEQVLEIGAGSGYMAALLAHRARHVLTVDILPELADLARKNLADAGVTNVDVAQGNAATGWAASAPYDVICISGALPSVPASILSQVKVGGRIAAFVGALPAMEAQIITRVSENEYKTVNLFETAVTPLMGAEQPSRFHF, translated from the coding sequence ATGGACCTCGAGAAAGCCCGATTCAATATGATCGAACAGCAAATCCGCCCCTGGGATGTGCTGGATCAGGAAATCCTGGACCTGCTGGCAGTGGTCAAGCGGGAACAGTTCGTGCCGCAGGCCTACGCCGCGCTGGCCTTCGTCGACATGGAAATCCCGCTGCCGGGCGGCCAGAACATGCTGGCCCCGCGCGTGGAAGCCCGCATCCTGCAGGACCTGGCCGTGCGCAAGCATGAACAAGTGCTGGAAATCGGCGCCGGCTCCGGCTACATGGCTGCCCTGCTTGCCCACCGCGCGCGCCACGTGCTGACCGTGGACATCTTGCCGGAACTGGCCGATCTGGCCCGCAAGAACCTGGCCGACGCCGGCGTGACCAATGTCGACGTGGCCCAAGGCAATGCCGCCACCGGCTGGGCTGCGAGCGCCCCCTACGACGTGATCTGCATTTCCGGCGCGTTGCCCTCGGTGCCCGCCTCCATCCTGTCGCAAGTCAAGGTCGGCGGGCGCATCGCGGCCTTCGTCGGCGCGCTGCCGGCCATGGAAGCGCAGATCATCACGCGCGTGAGCGAGAACGAGTACAAGACTGTCAACCTGTTCGAGACCGCCGTCACGCCGCTGATGGGCGCCGAGCAGCCGTCGCGCTTCCATTTCTGA
- a CDS encoding META and DUF4377 domain-containing protein produces the protein MQNICRLSPAALTARAAAVVLLAAALGACATSPAPDSPGAGTSLNQAQTGGPSRWELVRWQQADGTLKSIPHGDNGQPIIFEFNSGIDSAQGTVSGYSGCNRFTGGYGKTATGMRFDRLAGTRMACIAPGGELESALLKAMQLPFTTVGTQPSAGSTGRQIIWKTADGDLLQFVEREGVGRRGAKMDAQAAAGGVEKTVYVDSQRVECSGVGRQTCYRVRENPGAPWTLWYGPIEGLDFEPGVAYTLRVRETRVENPPMDASAIRWQLLNVESRTRAN, from the coding sequence ATGCAGAACATATGCCGTCTTTCACCCGCCGCGCTCACCGCGCGTGCCGCCGCAGTCGTACTGCTGGCCGCAGCCCTGGGTGCCTGTGCCACGTCGCCCGCACCGGATTCGCCGGGTGCCGGCACCAGCCTGAACCAGGCACAGACCGGCGGCCCTAGCCGCTGGGAGCTGGTGCGCTGGCAGCAGGCCGATGGCACGCTGAAATCCATTCCGCACGGCGACAATGGCCAGCCGATCATCTTTGAGTTCAATAGCGGGATCGATTCCGCGCAGGGCACGGTGAGCGGGTACAGCGGCTGCAATCGCTTTACCGGTGGCTATGGCAAGACGGCAACAGGCATGCGTTTCGACAGGCTGGCGGGAACCCGGATGGCTTGCATTGCACCGGGCGGGGAGCTGGAGAGCGCGCTGCTCAAGGCAATGCAGTTGCCCTTCACCACCGTGGGCACGCAGCCGTCGGCCGGTTCAACGGGCCGCCAGATCATCTGGAAGACCGCTGACGGGGATCTGCTGCAGTTCGTCGAGCGTGAGGGCGTGGGCCGGCGCGGCGCGAAGATGGATGCGCAGGCGGCCGCCGGCGGTGTGGAGAAGACGGTGTATGTGGATTCGCAGCGGGTGGAGTGCTCAGGCGTGGGCCGGCAGACCTGCTATCGCGTGCGCGAGAACCCGGGCGCGCCGTGGACGCTTTGGTATGGGCCGATCGAGGGGCTGGATTTCGAGCCGGGCGTGGCGTACACCTTGCGGGTGCGCGAGACGCGGGTGGAGAACCCGCCGATGGATGCGTCCGCGATTCGCTGGCAGTTGTTGAACGTGGAGTCTCGCACCCGGGCGAACTGA
- a CDS encoding rhodanese-like domain-containing protein, with product MQVINAPELVQWLADASRPQPVLLDVREGWEVQTCAMPGITHIPMGQIPARAGELDEDADIVCICHHGARSMQVASFLERQGFAKVYNLTGGVHAWAEQVDPAMPKY from the coding sequence ATGCAGGTAATCAACGCACCCGAACTGGTGCAATGGCTGGCGGATGCCAGCCGGCCGCAGCCGGTGCTGCTCGACGTACGCGAAGGCTGGGAGGTGCAGACCTGCGCCATGCCCGGCATCACGCATATCCCGATGGGCCAGATCCCGGCACGTGCCGGCGAGCTTGACGAAGACGCAGACATCGTCTGCATCTGCCATCACGGCGCGCGCAGCATGCAGGTGGCAAGCTTCCTCGAGCGGCAAGGCTTTGCCAAGGTCTACAACCTGACCGGTGGCGTGCACGCCTGGGCCGAGCAGGTCGACCCGGCCATGCCGAAGTACTGA